In Phosphitispora fastidiosa, a single window of DNA contains:
- a CDS encoding DUF2304 domain-containing protein, which yields MINIFLFSALFSLGFLVIVLELVRSKRLKEQYSLLWLFVGGVMLTLTLWRGMIESLAERLGIFYAPSLLFIVGILFSFALILHYSVIISRLHNQNVRLAQEIGVLNKKVEDLYETVNRREKIENNPVDSF from the coding sequence ATGATTAACATATTTTTGTTTTCAGCTTTGTTCAGCCTGGGATTCCTTGTCATTGTTCTTGAGCTGGTCCGCAGCAAGAGGCTTAAAGAGCAGTATTCCCTGTTATGGCTGTTTGTTGGCGGGGTTATGTTGACACTAACGCTGTGGCGGGGTATGATTGAAAGCCTTGCCGAGCGGCTGGGCATCTTTTATGCGCCTTCACTGCTGTTCATTGTAGGTATTCTTTTTTCTTTTGCCCTGATACTTCATTATTCTGTAATTATTTCAAGACTGCACAACCAGAACGTCCGGCTGGCCCAGGAGATCGGGGTGCTTAACAAGAAGGTGGAAGACCTTTATGAAACCGTTAACAGGAGGGAAAAGATTGAAAACAATCCTGTTGATAGTTTTTAA
- a CDS encoding EamA family transporter, which yields MKTILLIVFNVVLLTSGQILWKIGLTREGGLSLDNMLRVALSPFILAGLALYVVATVVWFVVLSRAELSYAYPMQSMAYIIGVVAAWLLFKETIPTIRWIGVLVIIAGVVLVSYSKPNDNPQVSGGAPEVHRTEVNVKGEPDD from the coding sequence TTGAAAACAATCCTGTTGATAGTTTTTAATGTTGTTTTGCTCACCTCTGGGCAGATCCTCTGGAAAATTGGACTGACAAGAGAGGGCGGCCTTTCTCTGGATAATATGCTGCGAGTTGCCCTGTCCCCGTTTATTCTTGCAGGTCTTGCCCTGTATGTGGTGGCAACAGTTGTATGGTTTGTTGTCCTCTCAAGGGCGGAGTTAAGTTATGCTTATCCCATGCAGAGTATGGCTTATATTATCGGCGTGGTTGCCGCCTGGCTGTTATTCAAAGAAACTATTCCAACGATTCGCTGGATAGGCGTGCTTGTAATAATTGCGGGGGTGGTGTTGGTTTCCTACAGCAAACCAAACGATAATCCCCAGGTATCTGGGGGCGCTCCGGAAGTACACAGGACTGAAGTTAATGTAAAAGGTGAACCGGATGATTAA
- a CDS encoding MBL fold metallo-hydrolase codes for MPYRIAPDIYVYQSSMWQTNSAVIINQTANLVIDPCYFPAEIRIIADFVNRKRSFNRYMIFTHSDFDHIVGYQNFKNYKLVAHEEFAFCDRDSQLIQLNEIDQSYYVLRTPPFVFPDPEITFQGTYRISISGDELLLVHAPGHTGDCIFVISLERGIMFAGDYLSNLEFPFVNFSTAAYKKTLDLAGKLVRDHNITCVVPGHGDIADGREEIFDRIESDREYLVSLTEWAQDLFVQGLQTREITEVLSGLPYRNRPIEGVMLKMHIENIKLVISELQSF; via the coding sequence ATGCCCTATAGAATAGCCCCTGATATCTATGTTTATCAGAGCTCCATGTGGCAGACCAACAGCGCTGTCATTATAAATCAAACAGCAAACCTTGTTATTGATCCCTGCTATTTTCCGGCAGAAATCAGGATAATAGCAGATTTTGTCAACCGGAAACGCAGCTTTAACAGGTACATGATTTTTACCCATTCAGATTTTGACCACATAGTTGGTTACCAGAATTTTAAGAATTATAAGCTTGTAGCACATGAAGAATTTGCGTTTTGTGACCGCGATTCCCAGCTGATCCAGCTCAATGAAATTGACCAGAGTTATTACGTACTTCGCACACCTCCCTTTGTTTTTCCTGACCCTGAGATAACTTTTCAGGGAACGTACCGGATTTCCATAAGTGGTGACGAATTGCTGCTTGTTCATGCGCCGGGGCATACCGGTGATTGTATTTTCGTAATCAGCCTGGAACGCGGCATTATGTTTGCCGGGGACTACCTGTCCAACCTGGAGTTCCCCTTTGTAAATTTCAGTACGGCAGCTTACAAAAAAACGTTGGATCTGGCCGGGAAACTTGTCAGAGACCATAATATAACCTGTGTTGTTCCGGGACATGGTGATATTGCTGACGGGAGAGAAGAGATTTTTGACCGGATTGAAAGCGACCGGGAGTACCTGGTAAGTCTGACCGAGTGGGCTCAGGATCTGTTTGTACAAGGCCTCCAGACCAGAGAAATCACTGAAGTGCTTAGCGGCCTGCCCTATAGGAACCGCCCCATTGAGGGGGTTATGCTTAAAATGCACATTGAGAACATCAAACTTGTTATATCTGAGCTGCAGAGTTTTTAA
- a CDS encoding patatin-like phospholipase family protein, with protein sequence MAGIAVKKQKANAVFEGGGIKGIGIAGALSVASEHYSWMYAAGTSAGAIVASLVAAGYTAEEIRDMIFSIDYRRFEDNDAVGKLPLFGPAWNLRVNLGLYKGDYIENWVREALKAKGIKSFGDLVVVNRSASDFPGRYRLRVIASDITSGKMLVLPQDISRYGIDPDNLEVATAIRMSISIPFFFEPVQVTHKAEDGRELNSCIVDGGLLSNFPVWLFDDCSGLEDMPTIGFKLTGPNEERRNDIDGPISMLKALFGTMLEAHDNRFVEEKNFKRTITIPTMGIRATDFGISEERIRSLYDSGVAAARDFFKDWNYRYYLLKYGRR encoded by the coding sequence ATGGCTGGAATAGCAGTTAAAAAGCAAAAAGCTAATGCTGTCTTTGAGGGCGGGGGGATTAAGGGGATTGGCATCGCCGGGGCGCTCTCGGTCGCCAGCGAGCATTACAGCTGGATGTATGCTGCCGGTACCTCTGCAGGGGCTATAGTGGCCTCTCTGGTTGCTGCCGGGTATACTGCAGAAGAGATCAGGGATATGATTTTCAGTATCGATTACCGCCGGTTCGAAGACAATGACGCGGTGGGCAAATTACCTCTTTTTGGTCCTGCATGGAATCTCAGGGTTAATCTTGGCCTTTATAAGGGTGATTATATTGAAAACTGGGTCAGGGAAGCTCTTAAGGCTAAAGGGATTAAGAGTTTTGGCGATCTTGTGGTTGTTAACCGGTCCGCATCAGATTTTCCGGGGCGATACCGCCTCCGGGTTATTGCCTCTGATATAACATCAGGAAAAATGCTGGTACTCCCCCAGGATATCTCACGTTACGGGATAGACCCTGATAACCTAGAGGTTGCCACCGCTATAAGGATGAGCATCAGTATTCCTTTTTTCTTTGAGCCTGTTCAGGTGACGCATAAAGCGGAAGATGGCAGGGAGCTTAATAGCTGTATTGTGGACGGCGGGCTTTTGAGTAATTTCCCGGTTTGGCTGTTTGACGATTGCAGCGGGTTGGAAGACATGCCGACAATAGGTTTCAAGCTGACAGGGCCAAATGAAGAACGGCGCAATGATATTGATGGCCCCATTTCAATGCTGAAGGCCCTTTTTGGTACCATGCTGGAAGCTCATGACAACAGGTTTGTTGAGGAAAAGAATTTTAAACGGACGATAACTATACCCACTATGGGAATAAGAGCCACAGATTTCGGTATTTCGGAAGAGCGTATCCGCTCATTATATGATTCAGGTGTGGCGGCGGCCAGGGATTTCTTCAAAGACTGGAATTATCGCTATTATTTGTTAAAGTATGGTCGCCGTTAG
- a CDS encoding acyl-CoA thioesterase codes for MDKKTLQETSLAVNQTQIRVRYEETDRMGFVYHGNYFTWFEVGRTELFRSIGLPYTVFEEMGIMLPVTEAESRYRIPAGYDDLITVQTTVTRLTPTRINFKYRLLSPKGTVITEGKTGHAFVDRIGKPINLAKKAPELWERIAKKITG; via the coding sequence GTGGATAAAAAAACACTACAGGAAACATCTTTAGCAGTAAATCAAACACAAATCAGGGTCAGGTATGAAGAAACTGACAGGATGGGTTTTGTGTATCACGGAAACTATTTTACCTGGTTTGAGGTGGGCCGGACAGAGTTGTTCAGGTCCATAGGTCTTCCCTATACTGTATTTGAAGAGATGGGAATAATGCTTCCGGTTACCGAAGCAGAGAGCAGATATAGAATCCCGGCAGGTTATGATGACCTGATAACTGTTCAGACAACAGTAACCCGGCTGACGCCAACCAGGATAAATTTTAAATATCGTTTACTTTCCCCAAAGGGCACGGTTATTACTGAGGGAAAGACCGGACATGCCTTTGTGGACCGTATCGGAAAGCCGATAAATCTGGCTAAGAAGGCTCCCGAACTGTGGGAAAGGATTGCCAAAAAAATAACCGGATGA
- a CDS encoding DUF1189 domain-containing protein, giving the protein MGFFRQVKDSFTNFESYSEFAIQKRGKTFKYLVLLFTLTFLIGGLRFVFDFKAGAAGVRETVEQQIPEFRLENGELIVLGEQPIILGDDGHTVMIIDTTGQTQESVLNDYTEGVLVLRNRLITKQDYQQKEIMFANFKEISYNKEDLIGLMPLLKWLLVFIAVFAYIFKLVWVFITVLILAAIGLILNSSEKSELKFENLLNMAVYAFTLPWLIEMLKNLAYPALPMFWVIKWGLAVYILYRGIKAAKPPLLNEEPPDSSGDIVI; this is encoded by the coding sequence ATGGGGTTTTTCAGGCAGGTCAAGGACAGCTTTACAAATTTTGAATCTTACAGTGAATTTGCCATTCAAAAAAGAGGCAAGACCTTTAAATATTTGGTTCTTCTCTTTACCCTGACATTTTTGATTGGCGGCCTCAGGTTTGTTTTTGATTTTAAGGCCGGTGCAGCAGGGGTAAGGGAGACTGTGGAGCAGCAAATACCCGAATTCAGGCTGGAAAACGGCGAACTGATCGTTTTGGGGGAGCAGCCCATCATATTAGGTGATGACGGACACACCGTTATGATAATTGATACTACCGGACAAACCCAGGAGTCAGTCTTGAATGATTATACTGAAGGGGTCCTGGTTTTACGGAATAGGTTGATCACTAAACAGGATTATCAGCAGAAGGAAATCATGTTTGCAAATTTTAAAGAGATTTCCTATAATAAGGAGGATTTGATTGGCTTAATGCCTTTGCTTAAATGGTTGTTGGTTTTCATTGCTGTCTTTGCCTATATTTTTAAACTAGTATGGGTTTTCATAACGGTATTGATTCTCGCTGCTATTGGATTGATTCTTAATAGCAGTGAGAAGTCAGAGCTCAAGTTCGAAAACTTGTTAAATATGGCTGTTTATGCCTTTACCCTGCCGTGGCTGATTGAGATGCTTAAAAATTTGGCCTATCCGGCGCTGCCCATGTTTTGGGTGATTAAGTGGGGCCTTGCGGTATACATTCTGTACCGGGGTATCAAAGCAGCCAAGCCTCCCTTACTTAACGAGGAACCCCCTGATTCATCAGGGGATATAGTGATATAA
- a CDS encoding aldo/keto reductase, translating to MQLRRLGKTGLQVAVIGFGGIPIQRVSSDQAVKVVEAAVAGGINFIDTARAYTDSESKLGGIIGSHRNKLIIATKSMARSRKDMARDIDTSLREMKTDYIDIYQLHNVKDEGSLEKVLAPGGALEALQDARSSGKIRFIGVTGHIAQILVKVIGTGQFDTVQVPFNPVEIAALDELLPLARDLDMGTIAMKPFAGGAFKNRTACLKFIIENGFTTAIPGMDEVSQVAENIAAGQIDSELSGEEKSLLDEETELLGRKFCRRCEYCQPCPRGIDIPTIFLLQGYSTRYGLQEWAVERYRPMPAKISDCADCGQCEEKCPYSLPIREMLKEAGTYLEK from the coding sequence TTGCAGTTACGTAGGCTGGGAAAAACAGGTTTACAGGTTGCTGTGATAGGTTTTGGGGGCATCCCGATTCAAAGGGTCAGCTCCGACCAGGCAGTCAAGGTAGTTGAGGCAGCAGTAGCCGGTGGAATTAACTTCATTGATACCGCCAGGGCTTATACCGACAGTGAGTCCAAGCTGGGGGGGATTATTGGAAGCCACCGGAATAAACTAATAATAGCAACAAAGTCCATGGCCAGAAGCAGGAAGGATATGGCGCGGGATATTGACACCAGCCTCAGGGAAATGAAAACTGACTACATAGACATATATCAACTGCATAATGTTAAGGATGAGGGGAGCCTGGAAAAGGTGTTGGCTCCGGGAGGCGCTCTGGAGGCCCTTCAGGATGCCAGGAGCAGCGGGAAAATTCGTTTTATCGGTGTAACCGGGCACATAGCCCAAATACTTGTCAAGGTAATCGGAACAGGTCAGTTTGATACAGTACAGGTTCCATTTAATCCCGTGGAAATAGCTGCTCTTGATGAACTGCTGCCGCTGGCCCGGGATCTGGATATGGGAACAATAGCTATGAAGCCCTTTGCCGGGGGAGCTTTTAAAAACAGGACTGCCTGCCTGAAATTCATCATTGAAAACGGATTTACAACGGCGATTCCCGGGATGGATGAAGTCTCCCAGGTTGCAGAAAATATTGCTGCAGGACAAATAGATTCCGAATTGTCAGGTGAGGAGAAAAGCCTCCTGGATGAGGAAACGGAACTGTTGGGACGGAAATTCTGCCGCAGATGTGAGTATTGTCAACCATGCCCTAGGGGCATAGATATCCCGACGATTTTTTTGCTGCAGGGTTATTCGACTCGTTATGGGCTGCAGGAGTGGGCTGTGGAACGCTACCGACCGATGCCGGCTAAAATATCTGATTGTGCTGACTGTGGGCAGTGTGAGGAAAAATGTCCTTACAGTCTACCCATTAGGGAAATGTTAAAGGAAGCGGGAACTTATCTGGAAAAATAG
- a CDS encoding 4Fe-4S binding protein gives MYGPVKRKSPVISTRLAFLLFFTLFYWGVHFISGKSNLQLSQIVFNLFAGVFTGATIHVAIAKFFGPLLFGRGFCGWVCWNASLFELLPVRRVKKRIPEKHFMYKYVVLIIALIVPGFFIAAGYNFLSPEAQFKWILTENALIYVVGTVLALFLGDRRAFCKYLCPAGALMTLTSPKSVLKIEKNHLSCSRCRRCEEVCPMDVPILEYITAGQRVSHPECILCTECVNNCPKNCLTVGIGKKSDTTPEFGKSF, from the coding sequence ATGTATGGACCGGTTAAAAGGAAATCACCGGTAATATCAACCCGTTTGGCTTTCTTGCTGTTTTTCACTCTGTTTTACTGGGGTGTTCATTTCATTTCCGGGAAAAGCAATCTGCAATTAAGCCAGATTGTCTTTAACTTGTTTGCAGGTGTATTTACCGGGGCCACCATACATGTTGCCATAGCCAAGTTTTTCGGTCCCCTGCTGTTCGGTCGCGGTTTTTGCGGCTGGGTGTGCTGGAATGCTTCGCTTTTCGAGTTGCTTCCTGTCAGGAGGGTAAAAAAAAGAATTCCGGAAAAGCACTTTATGTATAAATATGTGGTTCTTATCATTGCACTGATTGTCCCGGGTTTCTTTATTGCTGCAGGTTACAATTTCCTGAGCCCGGAAGCCCAGTTTAAGTGGATATTGACGGAAAATGCCTTGATATATGTGGTAGGAACGGTCCTGGCATTGTTTTTGGGGGACCGCAGGGCGTTTTGCAAGTACTTATGTCCTGCAGGGGCATTAATGACCCTGACTTCTCCCAAGAGTGTCCTCAAAATCGAAAAAAACCATTTGTCCTGCAGCAGATGCCGCAGGTGTGAAGAAGTCTGCCCAATGGATGTGCCGATATTGGAATACATCACAGCAGGACAGCGGGTCTCGCATCCGGAATGTATTTTATGTACTGAGTGTGTGAATAACTGCCCTAAAAACTGCCTGACAGTCGGCATAGGGAAAAAGTCAGACACCACTCCGGAATTCGGCAAGTCTTTTTAG